One genomic region from Halococcus qingdaonensis encodes:
- the mutL gene encoding DNA mismatch repair endonuclease MutL, with translation MTDGEIHRLDQSTIERIAAGEVVERPASVVKELVENSLDADASRVRIAVERGGKDGIRVTDDGTGMSESAVETAVEKHTTSKIGDIEDLEAGVESLGFRGEALAAIGAVSRLTIRTKARDADRGTELTMIGGEIESIEPAGCPVGTTVEVTDLFYNVPARRKYLKQDQTEFGHVSRVATGYALSNPDRSLTLTHDDTEVFSTTGQGSLESTVLAVYGREVAEAMIPLDGDLDEEGPLDAIDGVVSHPETTRASTQQCTVFVNGRYVRAGAVRDAIVDAYGGQLATDRYPFAVVFLSIPPNTVDVNVHPRKQEIRFADEETVRDQVETTVESALLEAGLVRSGAPRGRSAPEQTAIDPHSTDDGASDHGTTTRETTDRETNDVRADGTAADGTEPAEPISTAESIEASSTAEPASSDDELVGEQQTEPTTSTESGESSETVEGSRSPERTMDGAANGTTEERKFTETPTQATLDGETVADEPDFERLPRLRVLGQLHDTYFVCESPDGLVLVDQHAAHERVNYERLRDRVAGETNIQELAEPVTIELTAAESALFEEFTEALSALGFRASPSDGKTVEVAAVPAVLAGAADPELLRDALSAFVDERDPDETITQVSDALLADLACYPSITANTSLSEGSVTELLRALDDCENPYACPHGRPVVIELSERALEERFERDYPGHAGRRASHDP, from the coding sequence ATGACCGACGGCGAAATTCACCGGCTCGACCAGTCGACGATCGAGCGTATCGCCGCCGGCGAGGTGGTCGAACGGCCCGCCTCGGTGGTGAAGGAACTCGTCGAGAACAGCCTCGATGCGGACGCCTCGCGCGTGCGCATCGCCGTCGAGCGCGGCGGGAAGGACGGCATCCGTGTGACCGACGACGGCACCGGGATGAGCGAATCCGCCGTCGAGACGGCCGTCGAGAAACACACGACGAGCAAGATCGGCGACATCGAGGACCTCGAAGCGGGCGTCGAGAGCCTGGGGTTCCGTGGCGAGGCGCTCGCGGCGATCGGCGCGGTCTCGCGGCTCACGATCCGCACGAAGGCCCGCGATGCCGACCGGGGCACCGAACTGACGATGATCGGCGGCGAGATCGAGAGCATCGAGCCGGCCGGCTGTCCCGTCGGCACGACCGTCGAAGTCACCGATCTGTTCTACAACGTCCCGGCACGACGGAAATATCTGAAGCAGGACCAGACCGAATTTGGCCACGTCAGTCGCGTGGCGACGGGCTACGCGCTCTCGAACCCCGACCGCTCGCTCACGCTCACGCACGACGACACCGAGGTGTTCTCGACGACCGGCCAAGGAAGCCTCGAAAGCACGGTACTGGCGGTCTACGGCCGCGAGGTCGCCGAGGCGATGATCCCGCTCGATGGCGATCTCGACGAAGAGGGCCCGCTCGACGCCATCGACGGTGTCGTCAGTCATCCCGAGACGACACGCGCGAGCACGCAGCAGTGTACGGTGTTCGTCAACGGGCGCTACGTCCGCGCGGGAGCCGTCCGTGACGCGATCGTCGACGCCTACGGCGGCCAGCTCGCAACCGACCGCTACCCCTTCGCCGTCGTCTTCCTCTCCATCCCGCCGAACACGGTCGACGTGAACGTCCACCCGCGGAAACAGGAGATCCGCTTCGCCGACGAGGAGACGGTGCGCGACCAGGTCGAAACGACCGTCGAGAGCGCACTGCTGGAGGCGGGTCTCGTGCGGTCGGGCGCGCCGCGCGGTCGGTCGGCCCCCGAACAGACGGCCATCGACCCGCACTCGACCGACGACGGGGCGAGCGATCACGGGACGACCACTCGGGAGACGACCGATCGAGAGACGAACGACGTACGAGCGGATGGGACGGCGGCCGACGGGACGGAACCAGCCGAACCCATATCGACGGCCGAATCAATCGAAGCGAGTTCCACAGCAGAGCCAGCGTCGAGCGACGACGAACTGGTCGGCGAGCAGCAGACGGAGCCAACTACATCGACGGAATCGGGAGAGAGTTCAGAAACTGTCGAGGGATCACGGTCGCCGGAACGGACGATGGACGGCGCGGCGAACGGAACGACCGAGGAGCGAAAATTTACCGAGACGCCCACGCAGGCGACGCTCGATGGCGAGACGGTCGCCGACGAGCCGGATTTCGAGCGGCTGCCGCGCCTGCGTGTGCTCGGCCAGCTCCACGACACGTATTTCGTCTGCGAGTCGCCCGACGGGCTCGTGCTCGTCGATCAGCACGCGGCCCACGAGCGGGTCAACTACGAACGACTGCGCGATCGGGTCGCCGGCGAGACGAACATCCAAGAGCTCGCCGAGCCGGTCACGATCGAGCTGACGGCCGCCGAGAGCGCGCTGTTCGAGGAGTTCACCGAGGCACTCTCGGCGCTCGGTTTTCGTGCCAGCCCGAGCGACGGGAAGACGGTCGAGGTGGCAGCGGTGCCGGCGGTGCTCGCGGGCGCAGCCGATCCCGAACTGCTGCGGGACGCCCTGTCGGCGTTCGTCGACGAGCGCGATCCCGACGAGACGATCACGCAGGTCAGTGACGCGCTGCTGGCCGATCTCGCCTGCTACCCGTCGATCACGGCCAACACGTCGCTGTCGGAGGGATCGGTGACGGAGCTACTGCGCGCGCTCGATGACTGCGAGAACCCCTATGCCTGCCCGCACGGCCGTCCCGTCGTCATCGAACTGAGCGAGCGCGCGCTCGAGGAACGCTTCGAGCGTGACTACCCCGGTCACGCGGGCCGACGGGCAAGCCACGACCCATAG
- a CDS encoding DUF7535 family protein: MSQSSTEDDGELPGATPTVTADAGVQPNGEMNVVGLVIFAGMLVVMLPLLPLAALGWVVMKLFG, encoded by the coding sequence ATGAGTCAGAGTAGTACCGAGGACGACGGCGAACTCCCGGGAGCGACGCCGACGGTCACGGCCGACGCCGGAGTGCAGCCGAACGGCGAGATGAACGTCGTCGGTCTCGTGATCTTCGCAGGAATGCTCGTAGTGATGCTGCCGTTGCTGCCCCTGGCCGCGCTCGGCTGGGTCGTGATGAAGCTCTTCGGCTGA
- the tenA gene encoding thiaminase II, translating into MSFSDHLVETESELWTAQKNHPFIRELADGTLDEAAFRTWVEQDYRYLHDYAQTFAVLGTKAREEETMAHCFAVAGNIVDEEMDLHREFAADYSLTPQDLASVEKVPTCVAYTNYLLRTATERPLGVGAAAIYPCGRGYLDIAEHMAERSDGDHRYTPFIEKYTSDEFRESVAWMTELVDRCAERNPSLRDEMEAAFRRCTQLEHAFWEMAYTEEAWPHERRQEVV; encoded by the coding sequence ATGAGTTTCAGCGACCATCTCGTCGAGACCGAATCGGAGCTGTGGACCGCCCAGAAGAACCACCCGTTCATCCGCGAGCTGGCCGACGGCACCCTCGACGAAGCGGCGTTTCGGACGTGGGTCGAGCAGGACTACCGCTATCTCCACGATTACGCACAGACCTTCGCCGTGCTCGGGACGAAAGCGCGCGAGGAAGAGACGATGGCGCACTGCTTCGCGGTCGCCGGCAACATCGTCGACGAGGAGATGGATCTCCACCGGGAGTTCGCCGCCGACTACAGCCTCACGCCCCAGGATCTCGCGAGCGTCGAGAAGGTCCCCACCTGCGTCGCCTATACGAACTACCTGCTGCGGACGGCCACCGAGCGCCCGCTCGGCGTCGGCGCGGCCGCGATCTACCCCTGCGGGCGTGGCTACCTCGACATCGCCGAGCACATGGCCGAGCGCTCCGACGGCGACCACCGCTACACGCCGTTCATCGAGAAGTACACCAGCGACGAGTTCCGCGAATCGGTGGCGTGGATGACCGAATTGGTCGATCGCTGTGCCGAGCGCAACCCGTCGCTCCGCGACGAGATGGAAGCCGCCTTCCGGCGCTGTACGCAGCTCGAACACGCCTTCTGGGAGATGGCCTACACCGAGGAGGCCTGGCCGCACGAACGCCGGCAGGAGGTCGTCTGA
- a CDS encoding sodium:solute symporter family transporter has translation MVTTALALGVTVTVLAAMTALGVAHSRTRMLSVEDYISARNSADTGTTAATLIASGMGAWILFSPAEAGAGFGGLAAVGGYAIGSAVPLLLFISVGVRLREYLPQGHSLTEYVYGRYGAWMYGYALLIAVFYMFISLAAGMTAAADALAFVASVPSWITASIIGGFVLIYTGYGGLVASIFTDTVQTLVILPLLTLSFAAVVVGLGGTGAIHQAIASANPHLLDLGFVPGLAFGGYVVIAITGSSVFNQGRWQRVFAAADDTSLRRGFAIAAVVTVPMILLAGLLGVSAAGLGLMGDAGPSVALFVAIAAALPEWATLGVVVLVVLLVTSTTDTLFNGIASIVTADLSRVLDDPDERTLQYAARALTVVVAIAAIAVGAQGYSVLELFLLADLLGAATFIPFLHGLYSGRATERGVLLASVAGLLVGLAYFPTFHGALVGLPVVGPLLPGGSFIHSFAGAAGVSALLSLLAARLSDGRFDLDSLAAEVHSLDDAAGPVTDGGQPANDGMESQGVER, from the coding sequence GTGGTCACGACCGCGCTCGCGCTCGGGGTCACGGTCACGGTGCTCGCGGCCATGACCGCGCTCGGGGTCGCCCACTCGCGCACGCGCATGCTCTCGGTCGAGGACTACATCAGCGCGCGCAACTCGGCGGATACGGGAACGACGGCGGCCACGCTGATCGCCTCCGGCATGGGTGCCTGGATCCTGTTCAGCCCCGCCGAGGCCGGCGCGGGCTTCGGCGGGCTCGCGGCGGTCGGCGGCTACGCCATCGGCAGCGCCGTCCCGTTGCTCCTGTTCATCTCGGTCGGCGTCCGCCTGCGCGAGTATCTCCCGCAGGGCCACTCGCTGACCGAGTACGTCTACGGCCGCTACGGCGCGTGGATGTACGGCTACGCCCTCCTGATCGCGGTGTTCTACATGTTCATCTCGCTGGCCGCGGGGATGACAGCCGCCGCGGACGCGCTCGCGTTCGTGGCCAGCGTTCCGTCCTGGATCACCGCGAGCATCATCGGCGGCTTCGTGCTCATCTACACCGGCTACGGCGGACTCGTGGCCAGCATCTTCACCGACACGGTCCAAACACTTGTGATCCTGCCGCTGCTCACACTCAGTTTCGCGGCGGTCGTCGTCGGCCTCGGCGGCACCGGTGCCATCCACCAAGCCATCGCAAGCGCGAACCCACATCTGCTCGATCTCGGCTTCGTGCCCGGCCTCGCCTTCGGCGGCTACGTCGTCATCGCCATCACCGGCTCCAGCGTGTTCAATCAGGGCCGCTGGCAGCGCGTCTTCGCCGCCGCCGACGATACGTCGCTCCGGCGCGGGTTCGCCATCGCGGCGGTCGTCACCGTGCCGATGATCCTGCTGGCGGGGCTGCTCGGCGTCTCGGCCGCCGGGCTCGGGCTGATGGGTGATGCGGGCCCGAGCGTCGCGCTGTTCGTCGCCATCGCCGCGGCGCTGCCCGAGTGGGCGACGCTCGGAGTCGTCGTGCTCGTCGTGTTGCTCGTCACGAGCACGACCGACACGCTGTTCAACGGGATCGCGAGCATCGTCACCGCCGACCTCTCGCGCGTGCTCGACGACCCCGACGAGCGAACGCTCCAGTACGCCGCCCGCGCGCTGACGGTCGTCGTCGCGATCGCGGCCATCGCGGTCGGCGCACAGGGCTACTCGGTGCTCGAACTGTTCTTGCTCGCCGACCTCCTCGGCGCGGCGACGTTCATTCCATTTCTGCACGGCCTCTACTCCGGCCGCGCGACCGAGCGCGGTGTCCTGCTCGCCAGCGTCGCCGGACTGCTCGTCGGACTCGCGTACTTCCCGACGTTCCACGGCGCGCTGGTCGGACTGCCGGTCGTCGGGCCGCTGCTGCCCGGCGGCTCGTTCATCCACTCCTTCGCGGGCGCGGCGGGCGTCTCCGCCCTGCTCTCGCTGCTCGCGGCGCGGTTGTCCGATGGCCGGTTCGACCTCGATAGCCTCGCGGCCGAGGTCCACTCGCTCGACGACGCTGCCGGTCCCGTGACCGACGGCGGGCAACCAGCGAACGACGGGATGGAGTCCCAGGGAGTAGAGCGATGA
- the thiD gene encoding bifunctional hydroxymethylpyrimidine kinase/phosphomethylpyrimidine kinase: MTERDIALTVAGSDSGGGAGIQADLKTIEAHGVFGTSALTSVTAQNTRGVEAIEDVPTETIAAQIDAVTDDFAVSAAKTGMLSSAAIIETVADSLADHEFPLVVDPVMVAQSGDRLLAAEAETVLKEQLLPQATLVTPNLPEAAVLTGMEIEDEEDMRAAAAAIAADGPDAVLVTGGHLHEDELVDVLAADGETHTFRKARRDTDDTHGSGCTISAAIAAELAGGATMPAAVEHAERFIDRAVSYGLAVGSGDGPVNHLAGLYDDAARADALDDVRALVETLERSDIDALVPEVGLNVAVATPYAMDADDVAAVDGRLHRTADGVAAAGCPRLGVSDHVAQSLLTARDHDHSVVAAATIRLDDTVAEAVTDQFDAVEVDRTRSDGESVAESRDESAAWAVERAMNDRETVPDAVFDRGAVGEETICRLFAPSPAVLEERLLALADAI, from the coding sequence ATGACAGAGCGTGACATCGCGTTGACGGTTGCGGGATCGGACAGCGGCGGCGGGGCCGGCATCCAGGCCGATCTGAAGACGATCGAGGCACACGGCGTCTTCGGGACGAGCGCCCTGACGAGCGTCACCGCCCAGAACACGCGCGGCGTCGAAGCGATCGAGGACGTTCCAACAGAGACCATCGCGGCGCAGATCGACGCCGTCACGGACGATTTCGCCGTCAGTGCGGCGAAGACGGGCATGCTCAGTTCGGCGGCCATCATCGAGACGGTCGCCGATAGCTTAGCGGACCACGAATTCCCGCTCGTCGTCGATCCCGTGATGGTCGCCCAGAGCGGCGATCGCCTGCTCGCCGCGGAGGCCGAGACGGTGCTCAAGGAACAGTTGCTCCCACAGGCGACGCTCGTGACGCCGAATCTGCCGGAGGCGGCGGTGCTCACCGGCATGGAAATCGAGGACGAGGAGGACATGCGCGCGGCCGCCGCGGCAATCGCTGCCGACGGCCCCGACGCGGTGCTCGTGACCGGTGGCCACCTCCACGAGGACGAACTCGTCGACGTGCTCGCCGCCGACGGCGAGACGCACACGTTCCGCAAGGCGCGCCGGGACACCGACGACACCCACGGCAGCGGCTGTACGATCTCGGCTGCGATCGCCGCCGAACTCGCCGGCGGGGCGACGATGCCGGCGGCCGTCGAGCACGCCGAGCGGTTCATCGACCGCGCCGTGAGCTACGGGCTCGCCGTCGGCAGCGGCGACGGCCCGGTCAACCACCTCGCCGGGCTGTACGACGACGCCGCCCGCGCCGACGCGCTCGACGACGTACGGGCGCTCGTCGAAACGCTCGAACGAAGCGATATCGATGCGCTCGTACCTGAGGTCGGGCTGAACGTCGCCGTCGCCACGCCCTACGCGATGGACGCCGACGACGTGGCCGCGGTCGATGGCCGACTCCACCGGACCGCCGACGGCGTGGCGGCCGCCGGCTGTCCTCGGCTCGGTGTGTCGGATCACGTCGCCCAGTCATTGCTCACTGCCCGCGACCACGATCACTCGGTCGTCGCGGCCGCGACCATCCGTCTCGACGACACGGTGGCGGAGGCCGTCACCGACCAGTTCGACGCCGTCGAAGTCGATCGAACCCGATCCGACGGCGAGTCGGTCGCCGAATCCAGGGACGAGTCGGCGGCATGGGCGGTCGAGCGGGCGATGAACGATCGAGAGACGGTCCCCGATGCGGTGTTCGATCGCGGTGCGGTCGGCGAGGAAACGATCTGCCGGCTGTTCGCGCCCTCGCCGGCCGTTCTGGAGGAGCGACTGCTGGCGCTCGCCGACGCGATCTGA